ATTTTCACATTATGCGCCTGTGCAAAATCATTTTTTTCTTTCCAATAAGGAATTAATTTTTCTTCCCACTGCCATTTTAAAACCTCTTGGAAGTCATGGGGCCAAGGAGTTACGGGCCAATTTGGATAAAGGGCATTTTCATGATCGCCGGGGCAGCCGGAAAAAGTATTTACGACAGGAACTCCTAGTTTGGATGCCAGACGAATCGTTTTTGTAAGCAGTTCGTCAGCAGGGTCAGCGGTTTTCTTCTGTGGATGAAGTGGATTGGCATGGCAGCTGAAAGCGCTAATAATTAATCCATAATCGTCAATCCTTTGTTTGAAGTTTTGCAATCCACTGTCATCATTTAATAAATCATCCACTTTACAGTGAGCATCGCCAGGATATCCGCCTGTACCTATTTCAATGGCTTCAATGCCTTTGGAAGATACATAGCTTAACATGTCTTCAAGACTTTTATCGGAAAATAATACGGTAAAAACCCCTAATTTCATTTTAAAGGACACTCCTCACAATTTGTTTTCGGAATAGTTAAAAATGTAATCCATTACATTTTTAACATATAAAAGTTTTTCAAGTAAATCAACTGTTTTATTTTGACGAAAAATACTTATTGACAGATAATTCGGAACAAATTACTATAAAAATGTAATCGATTTCAAGGAACTATGTACTATGTAGAAGGTAGGACATTAATATGGCAAACATTCAACAGGTCGCTAAACAAGCGGGTGTTTCAGTTGCAACAGTATCAAGAGTGCTAAACGGACGAAAAACCGTATCCGGAAAAACAAGAATGAAAGTCGAAGAGGCAATTAAAAAGTTAAATTATGAACCTAGTATGTTAGGGAGAAATCTCAGAAATTCTGAAAGCCGGCTCCTGTTAATTTTAATTCCAACCATTTCGAACCCGTTTTATTTAGAAATTATTAAAGGAATTGAACAGGTTGCGATTAGCCAAAATTATAATATTCTCTTGTGCGAGACTGATTCGGATCCGGAGAGAGAGAATATTTACTTTGATTTAGTTCGTAAAAAGATGGCAGATGGAATTATTTCGATGGACCCTGCTGTCAATGGAAAAACACTGAAAAAACTTGCAGAAAATTACGCGATTATTCAATGCAGTGAGTATGAAGAAGGCAGTGGCATTCCCTATGTAACCATCGATAATGAAGAAGCTTCTTACCGGGCAGTCAAGCATCTGGTTCAAAT
This window of the Cytobacillus pseudoceanisediminis genome carries:
- a CDS encoding LacI family DNA-binding transcriptional regulator, with translation MANIQQVAKQAGVSVATVSRVLNGRKTVSGKTRMKVEEAIKKLNYEPSMLGRNLRNSESRLLLILIPTISNPFYLEIIKGIEQVAISQNYNILLCETDSDPERENIYFDLVRKKMADGIISMDPAVNGKTLKKLAENYAIIQCSEYEEGSGIPYVTIDNEEASYRAVKHLVQIGHKKIALINSDEKYLYARQRKMGYNRALEENGIALKPEYIIPTQHLGFENGQQAMKKILNLEERPTAVFAVSDLLAIGALKEINASGLHVPSDMAVVGFDKIDFSNMTNPTLTTIAQPMHKMGTVAAKMLIDKIKGIEVESIILDHDLVIRESTSR
- a CDS encoding sugar phosphate isomerase/epimerase family protein, which gives rise to MKLGVFTVLFSDKSLEDMLSYVSSKGIEAIEIGTGGYPGDAHCKVDDLLNDDSGLQNFKQRIDDYGLIISAFSCHANPLHPQKKTADPADELLTKTIRLASKLGVPVVNTFSGCPGDHENALYPNWPVTPWPHDFQEVLKWQWEEKLIPYWKEKNDFAQAHNVKIGLELHGGFSVHTPATMLRLREACGPALGANLDPSHLWWQGIDPIEAIKILGRENAIHHFHAKDITFDQPNMNKNGLTDMTDYSQMRDRSWYFRSVGFGHDQKEWADIISTLRLYGYDYVVSIEHEDGLMSIDEGFTKAVENLKPIIVKESAGQMWWA